One genomic window of Sphingopyxis sp. OPL5 includes the following:
- a CDS encoding acyl-CoA thioesterase: MQPDGSPAVRVTAMPANANVYGDIFGGWLMAQMDLAASSVASHHARGRAVTIAVEGMTFHRPVFVGDEVSVYARLLKVGRTSMQVAVEAWARDRHSDEANKVTEANFAFVAMGPDRRPRAVAPLG; encoded by the coding sequence ATGCAGCCTGATGGTTCCCCTGCGGTGCGCGTCACCGCGATGCCCGCCAACGCCAATGTCTATGGCGATATCTTCGGCGGCTGGTTGATGGCGCAGATGGATCTCGCCGCCTCCTCGGTCGCGTCGCACCATGCGCGCGGCCGGGCGGTGACGATCGCGGTGGAGGGCATGACCTTCCACCGCCCCGTCTTCGTCGGCGACGAGGTGTCGGTCTATGCCCGGCTGCTGAAGGTCGGGCGCACGTCGATGCAGGTCGCGGTCGAAGCCTGGGCACGCGACCGGCATTCGGACGAGGCGAACAAGGTCACCGAGGCCAATTTCGCCTTTGTCGCCATGGGTCCCGACCGGCGGCCGCGCGCCGTGGCACCGCTCGGCTGA
- the metE gene encoding 5-methyltetrahydropteroyltriglutamate--homocysteine S-methyltransferase → MAITVATLGFPRIGPRRELKFLLEGYWAGKKDEEELREGAAALRAATWARQRALGADVLPSGDFSLYDHVLDTSAMVGAIPARYRWDGAAVGLDTYFAMARGTQGGAGHQGCTHSLDATAQEMTKWFDTNYHYMVPELEAGQVFRLSSTRLVDEFLEAKALGYHTRPVLLGPVSYLMLAKGRGVEPLSLLPALLPVYAEILTALADAGADWVQIDEPCLVLDLDHAQHAAFADAYARLAGAGVKLMLTTYFGGLGENLGLVAGLPVDGVHIDLVRAPEQLGAICARVPKAMLLSLGVIDGRNIWRADLDTILARIAPIAATRDIIVAPSCSLLHTPVDLALEKRLDPEIAQWLAFAVQKIGELATIARALNEGEDTVADALAAARAAAGRRRSSPRIHDPAVQERMAAIDAAMVERRSPFADRRALQRDRLALPAFPTTTIGSFPQTPEVRKARSAHSKGEIDDAAYAQYLRLETRAAIKWQEEIGIDVLVHGEFERNDMVQYFGEQLAGFAFTQSGWVQSYGSRCVRPPILYGDVSRPAPMTVEWWRYAQDQTDRPMKGMLTGPVTILNWSFVRDDQPRAVSCRQIALAIRDEVLDLERAGAAVIQIDEAALREGLPLRRGEWQAYLDWAVEAFRLSASGVADDTQIHTHMCYSEFNDIIASIGAMDADVISIETARSQMELLDVFADYAYPNEIGPGVYDIHSPRTPAEGEMTQLLKLASQRLPAEQIWVNPDCGLKTRKWDEVRPALIAMVAAAQRLRVKGAYDAA, encoded by the coding sequence ATGGCCATCACCGTCGCCACGCTCGGTTTCCCCCGCATCGGCCCGCGCCGCGAACTGAAATTCCTGCTCGAAGGCTATTGGGCGGGCAAGAAGGATGAAGAGGAATTGCGCGAAGGCGCCGCCGCGCTGCGCGCCGCGACCTGGGCGCGCCAGCGCGCGCTCGGCGCCGATGTCCTGCCCTCGGGCGATTTCTCGCTCTACGACCATGTGCTCGACACCTCGGCGATGGTCGGCGCGATTCCGGCGCGATACCGATGGGACGGCGCCGCGGTCGGCCTCGACACCTATTTCGCGATGGCGCGCGGCACGCAGGGCGGCGCCGGCCATCAAGGCTGCACCCACAGCCTCGACGCGACCGCGCAGGAAATGACCAAATGGTTCGACACCAACTATCATTATATGGTGCCCGAACTCGAAGCGGGGCAGGTCTTTCGACTGTCGTCGACACGGCTGGTCGATGAGTTTCTCGAGGCCAAGGCGCTCGGCTATCACACCCGCCCGGTGCTGCTGGGTCCGGTCAGTTACCTGATGCTGGCGAAGGGGCGCGGGGTCGAGCCGCTGTCGCTGCTCCCCGCCCTGCTCCCCGTCTATGCGGAAATCCTGACCGCGCTTGCCGATGCCGGCGCCGACTGGGTCCAGATCGACGAACCCTGCCTCGTCCTCGACCTCGATCATGCGCAACATGCCGCCTTCGCCGACGCCTATGCGCGGCTGGCGGGCGCCGGGGTCAAGCTGATGCTCACCACCTATTTCGGCGGCCTCGGCGAGAATCTCGGGCTCGTCGCGGGACTGCCGGTCGACGGCGTGCACATCGACCTCGTCCGCGCGCCCGAACAGCTTGGCGCGATCTGCGCCCGCGTGCCGAAGGCGATGCTGCTGTCGCTGGGGGTGATCGACGGACGCAATATCTGGCGCGCCGATCTCGATACGATCCTGGCGCGCATCGCGCCGATCGCCGCGACGCGCGATATCATCGTCGCGCCGTCCTGCTCGCTGCTCCACACGCCCGTGGACCTCGCGCTCGAAAAGCGGCTCGATCCCGAAATCGCGCAATGGCTGGCCTTTGCGGTGCAGAAGATCGGCGAGCTGGCGACGATCGCCAGGGCGCTCAACGAAGGCGAGGACACAGTGGCCGACGCGCTTGCCGCTGCGCGTGCCGCCGCCGGGAGGCGCCGCAGTTCGCCGCGCATCCACGACCCGGCGGTACAGGAACGCATGGCGGCGATCGACGCGGCGATGGTCGAGCGTCGCTCGCCCTTCGCCGACCGCCGCGCGTTGCAGCGCGACCGGCTCGCCCTGCCCGCCTTTCCGACGACGACGATCGGCTCCTTCCCGCAGACCCCCGAGGTTCGCAAGGCGCGATCGGCGCATAGCAAGGGCGAGATCGACGATGCCGCCTATGCCCAATATCTGCGCCTCGAAACGCGCGCCGCGATCAAGTGGCAGGAGGAAATCGGGATCGACGTGCTGGTCCATGGCGAATTCGAGCGCAACGACATGGTGCAATATTTCGGCGAGCAGCTGGCGGGATTCGCCTTCACCCAGAGTGGCTGGGTGCAAAGCTATGGCTCGCGCTGCGTGCGGCCGCCGATCCTCTATGGCGATGTGTCGCGCCCGGCGCCGATGACGGTCGAATGGTGGCGCTATGCGCAGGACCAGACCGACCGGCCGATGAAGGGCATGCTGACCGGTCCGGTGACGATCCTGAACTGGTCGTTCGTGCGCGACGACCAGCCGCGCGCGGTGAGCTGCCGCCAGATCGCGCTCGCGATCCGCGACGAGGTGCTCGACCTCGAGCGCGCAGGCGCGGCAGTGATCCAGATCGACGAAGCAGCCCTTCGCGAAGGGCTGCCGCTGCGCCGCGGCGAATGGCAAGCCTATCTCGACTGGGCGGTCGAGGCGTTCCGCCTGTCGGCGTCGGGGGTCGCCGACGACACCCAGATCCACACCCATATGTGCTATTCGGAGTTCAACGACATCATCGCGTCGATCGGCGCGATGGACGCCGACGTCATCTCGATCGAGACCGCGCGCTCGCAGATGGAGCTGCTCGACGTCTTCGCCGACTATGCCTATCCAAACGAGATCGGCCCGGGTGTCTATGACATTCATTCGCCGCGCACCCCCGCCGAGGGCGAGATGACGCAATTGCTGAAACTCGCGAGCCAGCGTCTGCCCGCCGAGCAGATCTGGGTGAACCCCGATTGCGGGCTCAAGACGCGCAAATGGGACGAGGTGCGCCCCGCCCTCATCGCGATGGTCGCCGCGGCGCAGCGGCTGCGCGTCAAGGGGGCCTATGATGCAGCCTGA
- a CDS encoding peptidylprolyl isomerase, protein MLTMILPALALAAQAAPVPPQTTQLPPPIPPIAGPAAPLVEVDTRPFVALTTDLGTIVVRLEDKRAPITSGNFLRYVDGKRMDGFKFYRATRNWGPANQLVQAGNRGDPRTNFAPIAHEPTTTTGLTNCKGALSMARLYPGDATSDFFLLLGDIKGFDADAPGGDGAGFAVFGEVVAGADVAEKIFAAPVSPTAGEGVMQGQMLDPMVTIKTARRVPAPANAPAGCVVKAP, encoded by the coding sequence ATGCTGACGATGATCCTTCCGGCGCTCGCGCTTGCGGCCCAGGCCGCCCCGGTCCCGCCCCAGACGACGCAATTGCCGCCGCCGATTCCGCCCATCGCCGGCCCGGCCGCGCCGCTGGTCGAGGTCGATACGCGCCCCTTTGTCGCACTTACCACCGACCTCGGCACGATCGTCGTGCGGCTCGAGGACAAGCGCGCGCCGATCACCTCGGGCAATTTCCTGCGCTATGTCGACGGCAAGCGCATGGACGGTTTCAAATTCTATCGTGCAACGCGCAACTGGGGTCCGGCGAACCAACTGGTCCAGGCGGGCAACCGCGGGGACCCGCGCACCAACTTCGCGCCGATCGCGCACGAGCCGACGACGACGACCGGACTCACCAATTGCAAGGGCGCGCTGTCGATGGCGCGGCTCTACCCCGGCGACGCGACCAGCGACTTCTTCCTGCTGCTCGGCGACATCAAGGGTTTCGACGCCGATGCGCCTGGCGGCGACGGCGCGGGCTTCGCGGTGTTCGGCGAAGTCGTTGCTGGCGCCGATGTCGCGGAGAAGATTTTCGCCGCGCCGGTCTCGCCGACCGCGGGCGAGGGGGTGATGCAGGGCCAGATGCTCGACCCGATGGTGACGATCAAGACCGCACGCCGCGTTCCGGCGCCCGCGAACGCGCCGGCGGGTTGCGTGGTCAAAGCGCCGTAA
- a CDS encoding outer membrane protein assembly factor BamD, which translates to MTQRPTLRASTRLLAAALVITPLLAACAGGSGVKKDTRYVARDVNTLYRAAQDRLDRNQYGLAAALFDEVERQHPYSPWARRAQLMSSFSYYMDREYAPAIEASQRFLSIHPGNKDAPYAYYLIGLSYYEQISDVTRDQKITQQALAALGEVIRRYPDSRYAADARLKVDLVQDHLAGKEMEIGRFYQRSSNWLAASIRFREVTEKFQSTSHTPEALYRLTECYLALGVPSEAKKSAAVLGANYPGSKWYERAYQLMQKNAPSA; encoded by the coding sequence ATGACTCAGCGTCCCACCCTGCGCGCCTCGACGCGCCTGCTCGCCGCCGCCCTTGTGATCACCCCCCTGCTGGCCGCTTGTGCCGGGGGCAGCGGCGTCAAAAAGGACACGCGTTATGTCGCGCGCGACGTCAACACGCTGTACCGCGCGGCGCAGGACCGGCTCGACCGGAACCAATATGGCCTCGCCGCCGCGCTGTTCGACGAGGTCGAGCGCCAGCATCCCTATTCGCCTTGGGCGCGCCGCGCACAGCTGATGAGCTCGTTCAGCTATTATATGGACCGCGAATATGCGCCGGCGATCGAGGCTTCGCAACGATTCCTGTCGATCCATCCGGGCAACAAGGACGCGCCCTATGCCTATTATCTGATCGGGCTCAGCTACTATGAGCAGATCAGCGACGTCACCCGCGACCAGAAGATCACCCAGCAGGCGCTCGCCGCCTTGGGCGAAGTGATCCGGCGCTATCCTGACAGCCGCTACGCCGCCGACGCGCGGCTCAAGGTCGATCTGGTGCAGGACCACCTTGCGGGCAAGGAAATGGAAATCGGCCGTTTCTATCAGCGCAGCTCGAACTGGCTCGCCGCGTCGATCCGCTTCCGCGAAGTGACCGAAAAGTTCCAGTCGACGAGTCACACCCCCGAGGCGCTCTATCGCCTGACCGAATGCTATCTCGCCTTGGGCGTGCCGTCGGAGGCGAAGAAGTCGGCCGCGGTGCTCGGCGCCAACTACCCGGGCAGCAAATGGTATGAGCGCGCGTATCAGCTGATGCAGAAGAATGCGCCTTCCGCGTAA
- the recN gene encoding DNA repair protein RecN → MLTALSIANIVLIERLDLDFAAGLGVLTGETGAGKSILLDALGLALGARADSALVRQGSDKAQVTASFAAPAPGTPLAALLAANDIGIEPGEPLLVRRTLRADGGSRAFLNDQPCSAALLREVGAHLVEIHGQHDDRGLLAPAGHRALLDTYGRCDSAAVAAAHGEWRSAEMRLAAARASLDEAERDRDWLTHCVAELATLAPQPGEEAELAEARSAMQKGERIAGDMGAIMAAFEGSDSGPAQLRAAARRLDRLAGDHPLLAEALAGLDRAIIEADEAEQRLIEAARALEYDPARLEETETRLFELRAMARKHHVQPDELATLAGDLAARLDAIEGGSEGLARLEAEVAAKAAAYTHAATALSDARSKAAARLDKAVAGELVPLKLDAARFQTLVERLPAERWGAEGMDRVEFLISTNPGAPFAPLIKIASGGELSRFILALKVALAEEGGADTIIFDEIDRGVGGAVASAIGERLARLAGAGKQLLAVTHSPQVAAKGAAHFLIAKSSEGTVTRTGVRALDEAERREEIARMLSGAEVTDEARAQAERLLEVV, encoded by the coding sequence ATGCTGACGGCCCTGTCCATCGCGAATATCGTCCTGATCGAACGGCTCGACCTCGATTTCGCGGCCGGGCTCGGCGTGCTCACCGGCGAGACCGGGGCGGGCAAGTCGATCCTGCTCGATGCGCTCGGGCTCGCGCTCGGCGCGCGCGCCGACAGCGCGCTGGTCCGCCAGGGCAGCGACAAGGCCCAGGTAACCGCGAGCTTTGCCGCGCCGGCACCCGGCACCCCGCTTGCCGCGCTGCTCGCCGCAAACGATATCGGGATCGAACCCGGCGAACCCTTGCTCGTCCGCCGCACGCTGCGCGCCGATGGCGGCAGCCGCGCCTTTCTCAACGACCAGCCCTGCTCGGCGGCGCTGCTGCGCGAAGTCGGGGCGCATCTGGTCGAAATCCACGGCCAGCACGACGATCGCGGCCTGCTGGCGCCGGCGGGGCACCGCGCGCTGCTCGATACCTATGGTCGCTGCGACAGCGCGGCGGTCGCTGCGGCGCATGGCGAATGGCGCAGCGCCGAAATGCGTCTCGCAGCCGCCCGCGCGTCGCTCGACGAGGCCGAGCGCGATCGCGACTGGCTGACCCACTGCGTCGCCGAACTCGCGACCTTGGCGCCGCAACCGGGCGAGGAAGCCGAACTCGCCGAAGCGCGCAGCGCGATGCAGAAGGGCGAGCGGATCGCTGGCGATATGGGCGCGATCATGGCGGCGTTCGAGGGCAGCGATAGCGGCCCCGCGCAATTGCGCGCCGCGGCGCGTCGGCTCGACCGGCTCGCGGGTGACCATCCGCTGCTCGCCGAGGCGCTCGCCGGGCTCGACCGCGCGATCATCGAGGCCGACGAGGCCGAGCAGCGGCTGATCGAGGCGGCACGCGCGCTCGAATATGACCCGGCCCGGCTCGAAGAGACCGAAACGCGATTGTTCGAACTGCGCGCGATGGCGCGCAAACATCATGTCCAGCCCGACGAACTGGCCACCCTCGCGGGCGACCTCGCAGCACGGCTCGACGCGATCGAGGGCGGCAGCGAGGGCCTCGCGAGGCTCGAGGCCGAGGTTGCGGCGAAAGCCGCGGCCTACACCCATGCCGCGACCGCGCTGTCCGACGCGCGCAGCAAGGCGGCGGCGCGGCTCGACAAGGCGGTCGCGGGCGAACTGGTGCCGCTCAAGCTCGATGCCGCGCGCTTCCAGACGCTGGTCGAGCGCCTGCCCGCCGAACGCTGGGGCGCGGAGGGCATGGACCGCGTGGAGTTCCTGATCTCGACCAACCCCGGCGCACCCTTCGCGCCCTTGATCAAGATCGCGAGCGGCGGCGAACTCTCGCGCTTCATCCTCGCGCTCAAGGTCGCGCTGGCGGAGGAAGGCGGCGCCGACACGATCATCTTCGACGAAATCGACCGCGGCGTCGGCGGCGCGGTGGCAAGCGCGATCGGCGAGCGGCTGGCAAGGCTAGCGGGTGCCGGCAAGCAACTGCTCGCGGTCACGCACTCGCCGCAGGTCGCGGCAAAGGGCGCGGCGCATTTCCTGATCGCGAAATCGAGCGAGGGCACGGTGACGCGCACCGGCGTCCGCGCGCTCGACGAAGCCGAACGCCGTGAAGAAATCGCACGGATGCTGTCAGGGGCCGAGGTCACCGACGAAGCGCGGGCGCAGGCTGAGCGGTTGCTGGAGGTGGTGTAA
- a CDS encoding ADP-ribosylation/crystallin J1, whose product MTEPTTTLWRPVGPKELALIRDSGMRAFPPRLPEQPIFYPVTTEDYAIKIARDWNVRASGSGYVTRFEVRKSYLDQYRVEEAGGRAHQEYWIPAEDLDNFNAAIVGEIVVTREYWPDDAE is encoded by the coding sequence ATGACCGAACCCACCACCACCCTCTGGCGTCCCGTTGGCCCCAAGGAACTCGCGCTGATCCGCGACAGCGGCATGCGCGCCTTTCCGCCGCGACTGCCCGAACAGCCGATCTTCTATCCGGTGACCACCGAGGATTATGCGATCAAGATCGCGCGCGACTGGAATGTCCGCGCGAGCGGCAGCGGTTATGTGACGCGGTTCGAGGTGCGCAAATCCTATCTCGACCAATATCGAGTCGAGGAAGCCGGTGGCCGCGCGCATCAGGAATATTGGATTCCTGCCGAGGATCTGGACAATTTCAACGCCGCCATCGTCGGCGAGATTGTCGTGACGCGCGAATATTGGCCCGACGACGCCGAATGA
- a CDS encoding GNAT family N-acetyltransferase, whose translation MTVAHPLDRPVWSMLTGRQAHLAEGDPGSAVRIDRGYGVFGIAADTGAEAQAALAAHCPVGEELWIVEGEPWPLPPGTREVKRAVLTQMVAEGPPPARRENEPSIIALGDDDAPEMAALADHAKPGPWGPKTHLYGPFFGVRENGRLLAMAGQRILLPGMAEVSGVSTWEDCRGRGLARALIGHVMRAMVARGETPFLHSYADNAGAIGLYESLGFRIRRKIHVLAISR comes from the coding sequence ATGACCGTCGCCCACCCCCTCGACCGCCCCGTCTGGAGCATGCTCACCGGCCGCCAGGCGCATCTGGCCGAGGGCGATCCCGGTTCGGCGGTACGAATCGACCGCGGCTATGGCGTGTTCGGCATCGCCGCCGACACCGGGGCCGAAGCGCAGGCGGCGCTCGCCGCGCACTGTCCCGTCGGCGAGGAATTGTGGATCGTCGAGGGTGAGCCCTGGCCGCTGCCCCCCGGCACGCGCGAAGTGAAGCGCGCCGTCCTGACGCAGATGGTCGCCGAAGGCCCGCCGCCCGCCCGGCGCGAAAACGAACCGTCGATCATCGCGCTCGGTGACGACGACGCTCCTGAAATGGCCGCGCTCGCCGACCATGCCAAACCCGGGCCATGGGGGCCGAAGACGCATCTCTATGGCCCCTTCTTCGGAGTGCGCGAGAATGGCCGCCTGCTCGCGATGGCGGGCCAGCGCATCCTCTTGCCTGGCATGGCGGAGGTCAGCGGCGTGTCGACGTGGGAGGATTGCCGCGGGCGCGGGCTGGCGCGCGCGCTGATCGGCCATGTCATGCGCGCGATGGTCGCGCGGGGCGAGACGCCCTTCCTCCACAGCTATGCGGACAATGCGGGCGCGATCGGGCTCTATGAATCGCTGGGTTTCCGCATTCGCCGCAAAATCCATGTGCTGGCGATCTCGCGGTGA
- a CDS encoding putative quinol monooxygenase, whose protein sequence is MNRRQHLIALAATAAALLPITKLRALEAMMEEADPQYGLIGQMIAQPGQRAALAAILSEGTGAMPGNIAYLIGEDSANPDAIWIVELWTDKDAHAASLALPAVQEAIKKGRPLIAGFGTRAEFKPVANSRA, encoded by the coding sequence GTGAACCGGCGCCAGCATCTCATCGCGCTCGCCGCCACGGCGGCGGCGCTGTTGCCGATCACGAAGCTGCGCGCCCTGGAGGCCATGATGGAAGAAGCCGACCCGCAATATGGCCTGATCGGCCAGATGATCGCGCAGCCCGGCCAGCGCGCGGCGCTCGCCGCGATCCTGTCCGAGGGGACCGGTGCCATGCCGGGCAACATCGCCTATCTGATCGGCGAGGACAGCGCCAACCCCGACGCGATCTGGATCGTCGAACTCTGGACCGACAAGGATGCGCATGCCGCGTCGCTCGCGCTGCCCGCGGTGCAGGAAGCGATCAAAAAGGGCCGCCCGCTGATCGCGGGATTTGGCACTCGCGCCGAGTTCAAGCCGGTGGCAAATAGCCGCGCATGA
- the ligA gene encoding NAD-dependent DNA ligase LigA, which translates to MTEMESLTEADAANELMRLAKTIAYHGKRYHAEDAPEISDAEYDALVRRNTELEAAFPHLVRADSPNNQVGAAVEASPLAKVTHAQRMMSLDNAFSGEDVAEFAARVRRFLNLGEGETIALTAEDKIDGLSCSLRYEQGQLVQAATRGDGRVGEDVTPNVATIGDIPQQLNGDVPDVFEIRGEVYMAKTDFAALNARLMEEGQALAAQREVAFDPATVRQFANPRNAAAGSLRQKDASVTASRPLRFLAHGWGEVSAVPAATQFDMMRLIESWGVPVSPLLKRFDGVEGVLAHYRDIERQRAELPYDIDGVVYKVDRLDWQGRLGFVAKAPRWAIAHKFPAERAQTTLEAIDIQVGRTGKLTPVGRLVPVTVGGVVVSNVTLHNRDEIGRLGVRPGDRVVIQRAGDVIPQVVENLTRAEERAAYIFPDHCPVCGSEAVAEEGEVDVRCTGGLICNAQKFERLRHFVSRGALDIEGLGEKSIQEFLDLGWLDKGPADIFRLKAHRDELLTREGWKEKSVDNLFAAIEAKRQPDAARLLFGLGIRHVGAVTARDLLKGLGDIARLPEKAAELHGWLDANPQGEGESDGKYGTRKLEAIKAILEVRADGIGPAVAEALGDFFHESHNRDLWDDLLGEVSPPPYIVETRESEVSGMTIVFTGKLETMSRDEAKAQAEALGAKAAGSVSAKTDLVVAGPGAGSKLKQAAALGIRVIDEADWATIVAAAG; encoded by the coding sequence ATGACCGAGATGGAATCGCTGACCGAAGCCGATGCCGCCAACGAACTGATGCGGTTGGCAAAGACGATCGCCTATCATGGCAAACGCTATCATGCCGAGGATGCGCCCGAGATTTCGGACGCCGAGTATGATGCGCTGGTCCGCCGCAACACCGAACTCGAAGCCGCCTTCCCGCATCTGGTCCGCGCCGACAGCCCGAACAACCAGGTCGGCGCCGCGGTCGAGGCGTCGCCGCTCGCCAAGGTCACCCATGCCCAGCGCATGATGAGCCTCGACAATGCGTTCAGCGGCGAGGATGTCGCCGAGTTCGCGGCGCGGGTGCGGCGCTTCCTCAACCTCGGCGAAGGCGAGACGATCGCGCTGACCGCTGAGGACAAGATCGACGGCCTGTCCTGTTCGCTGCGCTACGAACAGGGCCAGCTGGTGCAGGCGGCAACGCGCGGCGATGGCCGCGTCGGCGAGGATGTTACGCCCAATGTGGCCACGATCGGAGATATCCCGCAGCAACTGAACGGCGACGTCCCCGACGTCTTCGAGATTCGCGGCGAGGTCTATATGGCCAAGACCGACTTTGCCGCGCTCAACGCGCGGCTGATGGAAGAAGGCCAGGCGCTCGCCGCGCAGCGCGAGGTCGCGTTCGACCCCGCCACCGTCCGCCAATTCGCCAACCCGCGCAACGCCGCCGCGGGGTCGCTGCGCCAGAAGGATGCGAGCGTTACCGCCTCGCGCCCGCTGCGCTTCCTCGCGCACGGCTGGGGCGAGGTCAGTGCCGTGCCCGCCGCCACGCAATTCGACATGATGCGGCTCATCGAAAGCTGGGGTGTCCCGGTGTCGCCCTTGTTGAAACGCTTCGACGGCGTCGAGGGCGTGCTTGCCCACTATCGCGATATCGAACGCCAGCGCGCCGAACTGCCCTATGATATCGACGGCGTCGTCTACAAGGTCGACCGGCTCGACTGGCAGGGCCGCCTCGGGTTCGTCGCGAAGGCGCCGCGCTGGGCGATCGCGCATAAATTCCCCGCCGAACGCGCGCAGACGACGCTTGAAGCCATCGACATCCAGGTCGGGCGCACCGGCAAGCTGACCCCGGTCGGGCGGCTGGTGCCGGTCACCGTCGGCGGTGTCGTCGTGTCGAACGTCACGCTCCACAACCGCGACGAGATCGGCCGATTGGGCGTGCGCCCCGGCGACCGCGTCGTCATCCAGCGCGCCGGCGACGTGATCCCGCAGGTCGTCGAGAACCTCACCCGCGCCGAAGAGCGCGCCGCGTATATCTTCCCAGACCATTGCCCGGTCTGCGGCAGCGAAGCGGTCGCCGAGGAGGGCGAGGTCGATGTGCGCTGCACCGGCGGCCTCATCTGCAACGCGCAGAAGTTCGAGCGCCTGCGCCATTTCGTCAGCCGCGGCGCGCTCGATATCGAGGGGCTGGGAGAAAAAAGCATCCAGGAATTTCTCGACCTCGGCTGGCTCGACAAGGGGCCGGCGGATATTTTTCGGTTGAAGGCCCACCGCGACGAACTGCTCACCCGCGAGGGGTGGAAGGAAAAGTCGGTCGACAATCTTTTCGCCGCGATCGAGGCGAAGCGGCAGCCCGACGCGGCGCGATTGCTCTTCGGCCTCGGCATCCGTCACGTCGGCGCGGTGACCGCGCGCGACCTGCTCAAGGGGCTCGGCGACATCGCGCGCCTGCCCGAAAAGGCCGCCGAATTGCACGGCTGGCTCGACGCGAACCCGCAGGGCGAGGGTGAATCCGACGGCAAATATGGCACCCGCAAGCTCGAGGCGATCAAGGCGATCCTTGAAGTCCGCGCCGACGGCATCGGTCCCGCGGTCGCCGAAGCGCTGGGCGATTTTTTCCACGAATCGCACAACCGCGACCTGTGGGACGACCTGCTCGGCGAAGTGTCGCCCCCGCCCTACATCGTCGAGACGCGCGAGAGCGAGGTGTCGGGCATGACAATCGTCTTCACGGGCAAGCTGGAGACGATGAGCCGCGACGAAGCGAAGGCGCAGGCCGAAGCGCTCGGCGCCAAGGCGGCAGGCAGCGTCAGCGCCAAGACCGACCTCGTCGTCGCGGGCCCCGGCGCGGGATCGAAACTCAAGCAGGCGGCGGCGCTCGGCATCCGCGTGATCGACGAGGCCGACTGGGCGACGATCGTCGCGGCGGCGGGTTGA
- a CDS encoding sterol desaturase family protein — protein sequence MAKRDYLNALMRDLESHTEVRRFGSGWLSGFFALLFAVVGFGLVIALRFPDWFATPELAIVKNWGGFRGVVHLILLASYGLALLSLLLRPRKVLGATALMIALAAALIGGANVQPAETRDWGIFFGLDFFVVNLLITGFMFAPLERAFPHRRAQRLFRTEWREDLFYYLVSTMFVQVLGFLALAPQQFVNEHTNSWDAFRAGVASLPWIVQFVIVLIASDVVQYFFHRTFHRYPFLWGFHAVHHSAKSMDWLAGSRMHFIEIILLRAITSLPLFTLGFSPSVMQAYIGFVYVWSSLLHANVGGNFNRVGHWIATPRFHHWHHGLEREAFDVNFAIHFPWIDKLFGTFHLPKDRWPENYGIPEDVPKNYWGQLLYPWTRTGKKTDETPAE from the coding sequence ATGGCCAAACGTGATTATCTGAACGCCCTGATGCGCGATCTCGAATCGCATACCGAAGTGCGACGGTTCGGCAGCGGGTGGCTGTCGGGCTTTTTCGCGCTGCTGTTCGCGGTCGTCGGATTCGGCTTGGTGATCGCGCTGCGTTTTCCCGACTGGTTCGCCACCCCCGAACTGGCGATCGTCAAAAATTGGGGCGGGTTTCGCGGGGTCGTCCACCTGATCCTGCTTGCGAGCTACGGCCTCGCGCTGCTCAGCCTGTTGCTCCGCCCGCGCAAGGTGCTCGGCGCCACCGCGTTGATGATCGCGCTCGCCGCCGCGCTGATCGGCGGCGCCAATGTCCAGCCCGCCGAGACGCGCGACTGGGGGATTTTCTTCGGGCTCGACTTCTTCGTCGTCAACCTGCTGATCACCGGCTTCATGTTCGCGCCGCTCGAACGCGCCTTCCCGCATCGCCGCGCGCAGCGCCTGTTCCGCACCGAATGGCGCGAGGACCTCTTCTACTATCTGGTCAGCACGATGTTCGTGCAGGTGCTCGGCTTCCTCGCGCTCGCGCCGCAGCAGTTCGTCAACGAGCATACGAACAGCTGGGACGCCTTCCGCGCCGGGGTCGCGTCGCTGCCGTGGATCGTGCAATTCGTCATCGTGCTGATCGCGTCGGATGTGGTGCAATATTTCTTCCACCGCACCTTCCACCGCTACCCCTTCCTCTGGGGCTTCCACGCCGTCCACCACAGCGCGAAGTCGATGGACTGGCTCGCGGGATCGCGGATGCATTTCATCGAGATCATCCTGCTCCGCGCGATCACCTCGCTGCCTTTGTTCACCCTCGGTTTCTCGCCGTCGGTGATGCAGGCCTATATCGGCTTCGTCTATGTCTGGTCCTCGCTGCTCCACGCCAATGTCGGCGGCAATTTCAACCGGGTTGGACACTGGATCGCGACCCCGCGCTTCCACCACTGGCACCATGGGCTCGAACGCGAAGCGTTCGACGTCAATTTCGCGATCCATTTCCCGTGGATCGACAAGCTGTTCGGCACCTTTCATCTGCCCAAGGACCGCTGGCCCGAAAACTACGGCATCCCCGAGGATGTGCCGAAAAACTATTGGGGCCAACTGCTCTACCCGTGGACGCGCACGGGCAAGAAGACCGACGAGACGCCGGCCGAATAA